The sequence TTAGATTAAAGAAAGGAACTTAAAGAGTCAACAAGCACCTTCCCCCAAGTGAAAAGAAACCTCAATTaaactttcttttcctcaaatCATTCATACTTCATCCTGAAAAACAAGTCATATACTTCCTATCACTTTCAGCAAAAGggatgtaatttatttattttataaataccatATAGACTGAGAATTTGCTTGTGAGAATAAAGTATACTCATTATGAGCACTGTAACAATATAGTTCcatctttttgaagtttattatttattttgagagagggcagggaggaggggcagagaaaaaggggagagaatcctgagcagctctgtgctgttagtgcagagcccgacactgggctcaaacccacgaaccatgagatcatgagctgagctgaaatccagagctggatgcttaatgcttgaccgactgagccaccgaggcgcccaaTGTATTTGCCTTTTAATGCAACTGGGTTATGAAGTAGCAGTTCTGTTAACCCTTGTTAAAATAGAATTCTTCTATTTACACTCTGGGAAagtcagacaaaacaaaaatcattatgAAGGGTAATCAGTATTAAATCCTATTTAAAGTAGGGTAATACTCTTTCTCCTACTGAGATGGTCTTACAATAACTAAGTGGCggacaaaaattaataaatattgcaACATTAGatcatttatatatctttaacTGTTACAACTATCTATTGTAAGATATTTTTTTGGACTGAGACAAGAGATTATTAAACCCTCAAAATACATGATAAAGGCCAAAGATGAGCAAAGGAGTTATTCAGTTCAGTGAAGTGAGTTGTTACTCTGGGGgcaaggcactgtgctgagcGCAGGATTCCAAGGAGAGGAGACTGATGCCTTACCTCGGTTGGTTGGGGTAAGATTGCCACAGTCATGGTGCTGGTATGGATGCGACCTTGCTTCTCCGTTTTTGGCACTCTTTGTACTCTGTGTACACCACCTTCAAATTTCAGGTGCTTATAGGCCTCTACACCCCCAATGCTGGCAGACGCATGTCTAAGGCCACCTTGAAAATATTGAGTAAACGATTATTATTGCCATTTATAAACAACTGATCACTTCCACCATCTTGAAATATACTTAAAAGAGCTACAAACCAATATAAGCATACAGAATATAAAAGCATTGAAATACTTTAGCAAGTCTAGATATCCAGTGTTTTAATACTTAATACCTTTATTGCTAATAATCACTAAACATAAAGTATTTATGGTATTAATGAACTGATTCAATAACGTATAAAAGAGCACTTTTAAAAGACCATTAATCATTCAATGGTGAGTAGTGAATGACTAGTATTTTATAGGCCCACTCAAAACAGGTATATTTGCATTCAAAATTATTAAGTGAATGGTAAACATAAAATCAGGTAAGCTTCCTTACCAATAAATTCTAAAGCTTAGTTATGGTCTCTCCAAACATCATCATATGACACATGTAGATAGATTAAATCTGTTCTTTCcccaaaatgaattaaacagTGTACTTACCTATTTCACTTGGAAAATATTCCAGGGTTTCAAAATGCCATCTTTTAAATGCAGCATATTGCTGATACATATCGAACATCTCTGATGTAAACAACATTGCCTCCTGACCCCCAACTCCTGCAGTTACCTCCAGGATCAAatcattttcatctgtttcttctgaGGGAACCAAAAGTAAGATAATctgtaaatacaaaaatatcaccCCTCCTATAATTAGGAattacttaaaacttaaaaaaaaaaaacactaaatgaTTAGatgcaggatttaaaaaaattttttttaatgtttatttttgagagagagagagagagcacgagcaggggaggggcagagagagagggagacacagaatccaaagcaggctccaggctctgagctttcagcagagcctgacgcagggctcgaactcccgaaccgtgaagtcatgacctgagccaaagtcagatgctcaaccgactgaggcacccaggcgccccaagatgcaACAGGATTTAAATAGTGAATTACTTAAAGTTTCTCTAAACAAATATTGCTGATTACTCTTCAACCATCTTGCCAATTAGAACCATATAGTAATGCataacttctaaaaaatataatgttaCAACTATATTATAAATGCTATAAGGTCCAGATAAAACTTATGGgtctaatttgtttatttttggtgtttatgTAAAACTTTATGTCAGTTCTGTTTGTTTAATAATTCAGAGCTTGTTGCGAGTAGGACACTATACTGTGTGCAGGATGCAAAAGAAGATCCTAACTCTTATCCTTTTGAAATCTATAGCCTAGtatggcagaaaaggaaaaaaaaaaaaaaaagactaaaattgtacgtttctattttttaagtttctttactttGGAAGAGAAATTTGTAATTTTGGAACTGAAAAGGCCCTTAGAGATGATGTGTGATCTGGTCCTTTTGCATGTAAAGGAAAATGAGGCTGTAGAGACTAAATGACCTGCTAAAGAGAAAAAGGTTAGCTTCTGGCAGAGCAGGCAGAAGAACTCAAATCAAGGAGCCTAGATCAGTCCTCCTTCCCTGACAATACACCTTTCACACTTCAGTATGTACTAATTAAGAGGATGCAGAATAAAAGCTGCTTTCGTTAGGTGAGTTAAATAAGAAAAGCTACCAACATTTACTGGTCTCTTAGTATGTGACAAACACTCTGTTAAGCACTTTATATACTTTAATTCTGAAATCAATCTTGGGAAGATAGTATCTTGCTCTAGTTAAGATGTAAAAACTAAGTTTAAGCTTAATTTAGTTGAATAATCTCATTGCCCAAGAACATACAACTAGAAAGTGGAAgaactagaatttgaacccagatctgccaGAATTCTGAAGTATCATACTTTATGTTGGTTGGGAGCTATAGTTGTTACTACTTTTCCATCTCTCTAGCCTATGCCAGTACATCATGGTCATTCAAATCTTGAGTAACTAGttgaatttttgtgtttgttaacTACTAGTCAATGAACAGAAACCTTTAATACATATGTCCTtgtatttcacaaaaatattagaaaatgggaagaaggcaAGTTATATGAGACTTCATGGTGGAACTTTCCCTCTGGAATGGGTGGTAAGGACATTAACTTTTGATGAGTTCCACTTTTGACTAGAGAAGAAATGTAATCTTTAAATGAAGCACCCCCTTTTCCTGGGCTCCTTCCTCACCATAGCATGTTCTTTTACTTACATCCTCAGAGATAACTACTATAAATCTTTAAGCTCTGCTTTACAGAATCTGCATAAAAGGCTAGgtctaatttaaaataatgattacattggggcacctgggtggctcagttggttaagcatccgacttcgctcaggtcatgatctcactgttccccaGTTtgagacgggctctgtgctgacagctcggagcctggagcctggagcctgcttcagattctgtgtctccctctctctctgcccctcacctgctcatactctgtctctcaaaataaataaacattaaaataatgattactCTTCATCTAATGCCTATATATTCTCCCATATGTAAAACCAAAGCAGTATAATTCAGTTCTAAAAGCCGAGGGTCGATCCTAGGTCTGGCACTTTCATAGCGCCAAagataggaaaaatatttctgcTGCCAAGGAGCTCACAATCTACCACCGCTCTGTAACTGTTTCTACTCACCATCTACCCCTCACctcttttaaaaaaccaaaagagGGGAAGTAGAATACTGCTATTTATCCCACTGCTTTTTGGAAAACTCGTATCAATATGGCAGTCACCTTTCTTTCCACAGCTGTCCGAtccttttattatgataaaaatagCACCACCCGGAGTatactttttcctgctttagAAAAGTTTATAATTCTAAGTACTAACAAGCTAGTTACTTCTTGAGTTGTTTTTATCAACTTACAATAAAATTCATTAGAAGTAATGGCACaaaatctttattctttgcaGATACCATACCTGATGCTTCAgctgagttatttgtttttggcaTGAAGTTATTTCATTCTCTGCAAGTTTCCTTAAGTCTTCATTTTCATCTATGGAAATAAGGCAGTAGGTTAAGTTTTTCTTAATTAAGGAATTAAACAGAATTCAAggtcttcattttattattgtagCCAAAGGGAAAAATGTCTTTCTTGTCCTTTTCATAACTGCCATTAATTAAAAGTAGCACTGTATGCATTAGTTTTCATTAGGATgtagcttaaaagaaaaaacaacaaactttttTGCTGATGACAGACGCATAAGATTAAAAAGAatctacagaaaaatataaagaacctaTTGAACTATTCTATAATTCTACCCCCATGAAATATTCATGTTAACAAATATGGTTTTAGTTTTCCAACTTAGACTACACAACAACAAATTCACTGAGTAGTCAGACCAGAAGGGGAATTAAAGTTTCCATCAGTTAAACcacaactgaattaaaaaatagaggagtgcctgggtggctcagtcacttaagcatccgactttggctcaggtcatgagctcatggttcatgagtttgagccccatgccgggctctgtgctgacagctcagagcctggatggagcctgctttggattctgtgtctcctctctcttcccttcccctgctcatgctctatctctctctcttgaaaataaacattaaaaaattgtataaaaaaatagaaatttattatctctttaccaaatatttcattaatataaaatatccacCAAACATTTAGATCTTCCCTAGTGTTTACAGAAGGTTTATATGAAGTACTCCCCCACCCAACttgcttttactttcttattttgtctgagttttcatttttaccttacaaaatatattttctcatttctctatcCTATGGACAATATGCGACCtatagaaaggagagaagggaaatttCTTTAGTTATTACAAATAGCTTTCTTTGTTGAAAGATCAGGCTCTTCCAAAGTATCAGTTTGTATGTTTGTTCACTGATTAAGTACCAGCTATACTAGGAACTGGAGATAATAATATGTAAGACCTGTCCTCAAGGCAGGATTTTAGataattttggtttctttatatttttctaggggAGAAAACTCACACAGAATTACAATCTAAAACACTTtgtgattaaatattaaaatggcaGCACACTAAAGGactgtttttgcatttatttttgggatgggcagaaaaaggaaagaagcattaactgaaggagagaaaatggcaaCAGCAGTAATGAGATAAGCAACTATTCGGAGTGTTGGTGGAAAGGCAGGAAATTATTTTGGCAGGAATTCTGCACAGAAAAATGTGGTGAAATGGCAAATGTGTTTTATtagacaaaggaaaaattaattctagtCCTAGTTCAACTGCTAGGATTCTCTCAGGGCAACATATCCAACTTCTCTGAATCTCCATTATCTCAGGAACAGTGAAGGAGCTAGGCTGGATGACCTCTAAGGTGACTTTCAGTTCTGCATCTTCTGTAAGGCTAAGGGGATTAGAAATAAGGTCTtgaagtaatttaattttaatactacattttatttaacccagtatgtgtaaaacattatcatttcaacatgtactttaaaatatcaaaaattattttttatattaggtGTTTGAAATCTGTTATCCTTAACAGCATATCTCAATTCAGACTAGCTACATTACTGGTGCTTAGTAGCCTTGTGTGGCCACTGGCTACTATTACCAGATAGCAAAGCTCTGGAGGGTTTAGACTGGGGTTATTCCTAGGCAGTGGAAATATACTAGTTCTTTCTGATTCACTGTTATTAATCAACATGTCCACTCGGCACCTATCAcatgcctgccttctcctctgtctACCAATATGTTTATGTTTTCCCTGCTGTAAAGGTTCTTGTTCTCTTCAACCCTTCAAGTGAACACTTGTCACCCCCCGCTTTTCTGTCCCAAACTCCTGGAGATTCAATGCCAGGTTTACGATTTCTCGTGTTAATTCTCATTTACTTCTCTAGTTGTCACACTGGATTTCATAATCATATTAATAAcatcttgtttttaagttttatttatttattttgagagagacaaagacagcatgagttggggagggggagagagagagagaaacacagaatccgaagcaggttccaggctgtcagtacagagcctgatgcagggcttgaactcacaaaccatgagatcatgacttgagcccaaaccaagagtcggacacttaactgactgagccacccaggtgccccgacaccgTTTTTATTAAAATCACCCATGATAAAATTGCCAAACGTAAAGGCTTATTTCAGTGTCAGCTGAAAAGGTGAGCCCTTTCTAAGTCCAGTATCAACAATCCCTTCACATTTTAATTGGTGTTTACAGCTTCATTTATCTTGTTCAGGGTCCCAAagctctgccttttctttctcaatCTTTTATAGCTTTGTCCTGCCTGCTCCTCCAATACTGTGTATTTCTACCTTTGTTAGTGTCTTGTTTCTTTCTCAACCACTTCTTCCTGAGTATTCTCATCTGCCTCTAAGCTTTACTTTGTCAAATATATGCTGAGTTCTCATACGATTATTCAGGCTCAGTTTTTCTCCTCTGCCAGTAGTGTTTTCTCTAGACCATTATCTTTATctgaatttcttcatctgaatGTCCTTACAGGTACTCCTGGCTTAATATGGCTGCCTGTTTGGcacaaaacatctttttttcctaaaatttatccaacttttatattttcatcttagtTAACAGTACCATTCATGTTCTGAACCCAGAAGCCTAAGACTTTTCTTAGAATTCTCTCCTTCACTCTTCTCGGGACGTAAGCCACCAAATCCTGACTATTGTTAGAATGTCTTGTGAGTGTGGCCCATGCCTACCACCACCTCTTTCTTGCACGGTTTCAACTACCTTCTCACTGGCCTTTCAGCCACCAGGGTCCCTGGAGAATATTCCAGTTCATTCTCAAACACTGACACCAACATTAATCTTTCAAAAGATGTCATTTCtcgcagtgcctgggtggctctgtcggtttagcatcccacttcagcttaggtcatgatctcatagttcgtgaattcgagccctgcatcgggctctgtgctgaaagcctggagcctgctcagatcctgtgtccccctttctctctgcccctcccaactcgtgctgtctctctcaaaaatgattaaaaaaaaaaaaaagtcacttctctgcttaaaaacGTGCTAACTTCTCACAGTCTGTAGGAACAAATCCAGTTTCTTTGTCATGCAGCGTTCTGAACTGTGTTTCTGGTTTCAAGTTTCTGTTACATTATCAACATCATGTCTTCCAATTTGgtactttcttcttcttgctgGCCACCTCTGCCTTCAATCCCCTTCTCGTACTGTTTGGCAACCTCCTGCATTCTCTTTGAAATCCACTTAAATGCctccttttgctttttataaCTGCTCTTTATTGCAGAAATTAAAACGAGCACTTGttcacatatattttcacttcttCACTAGACTTCAAGCTCCTAAAAACTAGTTCTGTATTTTCTGGGTAATTAGTCGTGTCTGACATGAAGTAAGAATTCAGGAGTTGCTAAATGATATTTTCTATCATTAAGCTGAGTTGTGTTCTGCCAGTAACAATTTTCTAACATTCTGTTTACTTCTTTACAgctaggtttttaaaatatttaacccGTATATCCATTTGGTTTTTAAGCTTGGCTTAAGCtatgaaatcaattttatttttcttgcaaagTATTTTTCCTAGTATGGTTAAGTAATCCTTTTTTTAACCCCACTCTGGGAAGCCACATTTTCTCTTAAATCACCTGATTTAGACTCTCCTTAAGTCTCAACTAGACTTCAGTCTTCTGTTTTCCAAGCATCTGCAATCTCGTTCCAGGCTGACTTCCAGATTACCAGACAGAAAACTTTCTAAGCAAGTAAGCCATTTCTGGCATTCACTCCCCAATCTAAAAGCTTCAGCTGGCTCCCTTCTGCCAACAGGATAAAAATCAACCTTTTTAGGTTAGTATTTCATACCTTTACAAAATGTTTCAACCTGCCACTCCCCGtaacttctcttctttcttggttAACAAAGAGTACAGGGATTAAAAACATGAGATTTGGAGTCAGTCCAATCCAAACCCCATTCCTTAAAAGCTGTTTAGCCTGAGCAGTTATTTTACCTCCATGCCTCATGTTCCTCTTATGTCACATGAGGCTAACAGTACCTACTTCACAGTTTGATATGTGAACTGGGtgatttaatacataaaaatagttaAGCAAAGCCTGAAGTACggcaaaataacaataaaggTTAAACCATTATTAATATCCTCTAAGGGTGGAACTTTATCACTGCACAAGACCTTCCCAACAAGTTCTCCTTGCTTTCCCTAGGTGTTTATTCAGTTATCTGTTCTCACTTTTTCAGCTGTAGTATTTTCTCTCCTTGAATACATCTTCTCTAGAATCAAGCTAGCCAAAGTGTGGTTCATGGGGGGGTTTGTAGAAATGCAGAAACTTAGGACCCATCCAGATTCGAATGCACACTAATCACTTGGGAAACTTGTTAAAAACGCGTATTTCTAGGTCTCAGATTCTGAGTCCAAAGTCTAGTTTTAGCATGCACCTCTCTTGACACTATCCCAGTTGGTCCCTTTGAGAAACCCTGCTGTCAAGCACGTAACAGGGATGGTCCCTTATTTGTCCCTGGTAAGCTAAAGATCTTCGGCCAGTAGACAATcgataaatttaaattttgtaaaaggGGGCGGAGCATTCTGTCCAGGGAGCACAGGGGCTCAAAAGGGAGAGGATGGAGTCAGAGCGCACACAGTGATGCCTTGACCTCCGATCCAAGCCAAAAAGGGTTGCAACGGAGTAAAGAACTTCTAACTTGGGGAGGTATGGACACCTGACCAGCGGCTTAGTTGACGAGGCAAACTAAGAGTCAAGAATCGGCTTTGAATCCCGTTCCCCTAAGCCCGGCCCTCACCGTGTAGCAAATGCTCGGTCTCCTGCAGCTCCTGCTCCTTCTCGCTCAGCAGTTTGGCCACCGCCAGCAGCTCAGACCCCCCGAACTGCAACTGGGCTTCACACCTTGCCCGGCGCTCCAGGAAGGTCCGCAAAGGTCCGCCGGGGGCGAACAGCTCCTCCAGCGGCAGGCTGCCGCACTTTAGGTGCCGACGGGCCGGGCTAATAGCCCGGAACGCCCGAAGACACCGGGCAGCACTAAACACAAGCCGAGACCGCATAGCCAAGTTGCAGTCACCGAGGCGGACCAGAACCGGAAGTTTCGGATAGCGAATCTCGCGACACTGCGCGGAGTTTGGAAACCCGGCGAGAACTGATCGTACCTACCCCAGCGCACGCGCCAGTTTTAAAGGGCCTCCCGAAAGCCTCGGTGGGAACTTCCAGGCGAGCGTTTAAATGTTGCCACGCGCGCGCCGGCCGGAAGGGGGCAGAGCGGGATGCGATCGGAGTGAGTCTGGGAGACCCCTCTAAGAAGCGCGGTCGGAAACGTCTCGGATGTACCAGGGCGGTGTGTTGGACAGGAAGGGGGATGTTGCAGGTTGCCACCCGGTTTTCTGACGTCGAAGATTTATTTTCCAAGCACTGAATGAGGATTTCGAGTACCGCAGCGGAGGGCAGTGTAGTCCGCTACTGGGGCTGAGGACACAGGCCTTTCGTCTCCAAGAGTGAATTGTAGGATGGGCAtcggtgtgtgtatgtgtgcttacTCCTCTTCCTTCGTTTCTGCTTAAGTTTCTTTCCGGCGGTGGGTAAAGGCTCGTATTAATGAGGACAGGACTAGTGTACTCAAAAGCAACCTGTGAGAGTGATTTCTCAAAATCTGCTTTCCTGTCCTCTA is a genomic window of Panthera uncia isolate 11264 chromosome B2 unlocalized genomic scaffold, Puncia_PCG_1.0 HiC_scaffold_24, whole genome shotgun sequence containing:
- the MTRF1L gene encoding peptide chain release factor 1-like, mitochondrial isoform X4; the protein is MRSRLVFSAARCLRAFRAISPARRHLKCGSLPLEELFAPGGPLRTFLERRARCEAQLQFGGSELLAVAKLLSEKEQELQETEHLLHDENEDLRKLAENEITSCQKQITQLKHQIILLLVPSEETDENDLILEVTAGVGGQEAMLFTSEMFDMYQQYAAFKRWHFETLEYFPSEIGGLRHASASIGGVEAYKHLKFEGGVHRVQRVPKTEKQGRIHTSTMTVAILPQPTEINLVINPKDLRIDTKRASGAGGQHVNTTDSAVRIVHLPTD
- the MTRF1L gene encoding peptide chain release factor 1-like, mitochondrial isoform X2 translates to MRSRLVFSAARCLRAFRAISPARRHLKCGSLPLEELFAPGGPLRTFLERRARCEAQLQFGGSELLAVAKLLSEKEQELQETEHLLHDENEDLRKLAENEITSCQKQITQLKHQIILLLVPSEETDENDLILEVTAGVGGQEAMLFTSEMFDMYQQYAAFKRWHFETLEYFPSEIGGLRHASASIGGVEAYKHLKFEGGVHRVQRVPKTEKQGRIHTSTMTVAILPQPTEINLVINPKDLRIDTKRASGAGGQHVNTTDSAVRIVHLPTGRRKRRKKYFLIINEEDFPIKTV
- the MTRF1L gene encoding peptide chain release factor 1-like, mitochondrial isoform X1, whose product is MRSRLVFSAARCLRAFRAISPARRHLKCGSLPLEELFAPGGPLRTFLERRARCEAQLQFGGSELLAVAKLLSEKEQELQETEHLLHDENEDLRKLAENEITSCQKQITQLKHQIILLLVPSEETDENDLILEVTAGVGGQEAMLFTSEMFDMYQQYAAFKRWHFETLEYFPSEIGGLRHASASIGGVEAYKHLKFEGGVHRVQRVPKTEKQGRIHTSTMTVAILPQPTEINLVINPKDLRIDTKRASGAGGQHVNTTDSAVRIVHLPTGVVSECQQERSQLKNREMAMKKLRAKLYSMHLEEETNKRYSARKIQVGTKGRSEKIRTYNFPQNRVTDHRINKSLHDLETFMQGEYLLDELVRSLKDYADYESLVEIISKT